TGCCCTTCTGGATCCAGGGCATCATCGCCCGCAGCTTTCCTCCCAATTCCTCGATGGGATGGGCCGCCCCCAGACGACGCAGGGCCTGGAACCGGGGCCGGCCCGCCTGGTTTTCAAGGATCCATTCGCGGGCGAATTCTCCCGTCTGAATCTCGGTCAGGATCCGTTTCATCTCTTCCTTGGTCCGGGCATCGACGACACGGGGACCCCGGGTCAGATCGCCATATTCGGCAGTATTGGAGATGGAATAGCGCATGTTGGCAATCCCCCCCTCGTAGATCAGATCCACAATCAACTTGGTTTCATGCAAACATTCGAAATAGGCCATTTCCGGAGCATATCCCGCTTCGACCAGGGTTTCGTAGCCCGCCTGAATCAATGCCGTGATGCCGCCACACAGGACTGCCTGCTCGCCGAAAAGATCGGTTTCGGTCTCCTCGCGAAAGCTTGTTTCGATGATCCCCGCCCGTCCGCCGCCGATGGCCGAGGCATAGGCCAGGGCCACATCGAAGGCCTGGCCACTGGCATTTTGATGGATCGCCACCAGCGTGGGCACTCCGCCGCCACGCAGATATTCCGCCCGCACCAGATGGCCCGGCCCCTTGGGGGCCGCCAGGAACACATCCATGTCGGCAGGGGGTTCGATCTGGCCAAAATGAATGTTGAACCCATGGGCAAACACCAGGGCCGCCCCTTTTTTCATGTTCGGCGCGATTTCATGACGGTACAACCGCGCCTGATGCTCGTCGGGAACCAGAATCATCACCACATCCGCCCCCGCGACCGCCTGGGCAACCTCCATCACCGTCAACCCCGCCCCCTCCGCCTTCTTCCACGAGGTGGAACCCGCCCGCAAACCCACCACCACATCGACCCCGGAATCCTTGAGATTCTGGGAATGGGCGTGTCCCTGGGAACCATAGCCGATCACGGCAACCCGGCGGTTCTTGATCTGTTGAAGGTTCGCATCACGGTCATAATAGATTTTCATTGGCACATCCCCAAAGATTCTTGACGTTTTTCGTTCGGAAAGGGGGGACCGACCCCGGACCCATCCTCGGTCATTTTTCAAATACCAGTTCTTCTAGACTTTCATCATTCCCCGATTGCCCCGGCTCAACGCCACCTGTCCCGTCCGGACCAATTCGATGACCCCCAACGGTTTGAGCAATTCCAGGCAGGCATCCAGTTTATTGCTGTCCCCGGTCACCTCGATCATGAACGAATTGGCAGTGGCATCCAGGACCCGGGAACGAAAAATATCGGCAATCCGGAGAACCTCGGCCCGAACCTCCCGTTCCGCCGCCACCTTGACCAGCATCAATTCCCGCTCGACATGCGCCCCTTCGGTCAGATCGCTCACATGGATGACCGGAATCAACTTGTGAAGCTGCTTGATGATCTGTTCGATGATTTCATTGTCGCCGATCGAGACCAGAGTGATTCTGGAGGTGGTTTCATCCCCGACCGGGGCGACCGTGAGCGATTCAATGTTGAAGCCGCGGGCGGCGAACAGCCCCACCACCCGCGAAAGAACACCCGCCTCGTTTTCCACCAGGACCGAAATGATATGCCGCATGATCAAACCTCCCTAGAGCAGGATCATCTCGTTCAGGGCCTTGCCGGCCGGGACCATGGGATAGACGTTGGATTCCTCGGAGACCCTGAAATCCATGACGACGGCGTTGTCGATCGCCAGGGCCTCACGGATCGTCGGTTCCACCTCCTCGGGACGGGTCGCCCGCAATCCAACCGCGCCATAGGCCTGGGCCAGAAGGACAAAATCGGGACGGCTTGAAATATTGGACTGGGAATAACGTCCTTCATAGAAAATCTGTTGCCATTGCCGCACCATCCCGAGAAAACTGTTATTGAGGATGGCGATCTTGATCGGAATGCGAAACTGGGAACAGGTAGCCAGTTCCTGGATGTTCATCTGAATGGAACCGTCGCCGGTAATGAGAATGACGGTTTCATCGGGTTTGGCGATGCTGGCCCCCATGGCGGCGGGAAGACCGTACCCCATGGTCCCAAGCCCTCCCGACGTCAGCCAGCGGCGCGGGAGATCAAAGGGATAAAACTGTGCCGCCCACATCTGATGCTGTCCCACGTCGGTGGCGACGATGGCGTTGGCCTCGGTCAGATCCCGAAGTTTTTCGATGACGAATTGCGGTTCGATCCAATCCTTGCCCTGGTGATAGCGAAGGCATTCCTTTTCGCGCCAGGACTGGATCTGCCGCCACCAGGGAGAGAGATCGGGTTGACGGTCGCGAGCGCCGGGTGCCTCCAGAAGGGCGTTCATCTGTCCGAGGACATTGCCGACATCGCCGACGATCGGCAGGTGAACCTTGACATTCTTGGAAATGGAGGTGGGATCGATATCCAGATGGATGATTCGCGCGGAAGGGGCGAACTGGGAGATTTTTCCCGTCACCCGATCGTCGAAACGGGCGCCGACGGCGATCAGAAGATCACAGTTGGAAACCGCCATGTTGGCCTCGTAGGTACCATGCATTCCCAACATGCCGACGAACAGGGGATCGGATGCGGGAAATCCGCCCAAGCCCATGAGGGTGTTGGTGATGGGCGCCCCCAAAAGACGGGCGAAACGGGTCAGTTGGGGGGCGGCATCGGAAAGGATGACCCCTCCCCCGGTATAGATCATGGGCTGACGCGCCTCCAGGATCATGGAGACAGCCTTGCGCACCTGACGGGCGTTGCCGACAACGGTGGGATTGTAGGAACGGATGCGCACCTCGGCGCCGGTGTCTTCATAGTCGCAGACCGCCGCCGTCACATCCTTGGGGATGTCCACCACCACCGGTCCGGGACGACCGGTTCGGGCAATGTGGAAGGCCTCGCGCAGCACCCGCGCCAGATCCGATACCCGGCGCACCAGATAATTGTGCTTGGTGCAGGATCGGGTGATCCCGACGGTGTCTGCCTCCTGGAAGGCATCGTTGCCAATCAGATCGACGGGGACCTGGCCGGTGATGCAGACCAGGGGAATGGAATCCATGTTGGCGGTCGCCAATCCCGTCACGGCATTGGTCGCCCCAGGACCTGAAGTGACCAGGGCCACCCCCACCCTGCCACTGACCCGGGCATATCCATCGGCGGCATGAACCGCCCCCTGCTCGTGACGGCAAAGAATATGGTGAAGTTCGGGCTGTTTGAACAGGGCGTCGTAAATATGCAACACCGATCCGCCAGGATAGCCGAACACATGACGCACCCCAAGATCGCAAAGCGTTCGGACGACGATTTGAGCCCCCGTCAATTCCACTGCGACACTCCCAATTCAACCCGTTTCACCCCCAGAACAAAGACCTGATCCCCCGACAGGGAAACCACGACCCGCTCCATCCTTAAACCTTGGCGTGGTACCGGGGAACTATGATGATTCACGCAACCGGTGTCAACGGACACCGGTTGCGGATTGAACCGGAAGGGTCATTCACCGGGAGATCACGGCCGGCGATGCAGAGGAACATAATCGCGCTCGGGAGATCCGACATACAACTGACGCGGACGACCGATCGACTCCTTCCCCGAAATCATCTCCATCCACTGACAGATCCAGCCGATGGAACGGGCCACGGCGAAAATCACGGTAAACATGTTGGTGGGAATGCCGATGGCCGACTGGATGATGCCGGAATAGAAATCGACGTTGGGATAGAGTTTCTTTTCGACGAAATATTCGTCACTCTGGGCAATCTGCTCCAGTTCCAGGGCCAGTTTGAAGATCGGGTCGTCCTCCCGTCCCAGTTCCGCCAGGACATCGTGCGCCGCCTTTTTAAGAATCCGGGCGCGGGGATCGTAGTTCTTGTAGACGCGATGGCCGAACCCCATGAGCCGAAAGTTGTCCTTGGGATCCTTGGCCCGTTTGATGTACTCACCCACCCGGTCCACGGTACCGATCTCGCCAAGCATGTCGAGAACCGCCTCGTTGGCCCCGCCATGCGCCGGCCCCCACAAACAACTGATCCCGGCGGATATGGCGGCGAAGGGATTGGCCATGGACGATCCCGCAAGCCGGACCGTCGCGGTCGAGGCGTTTTGTTCATGATCGGCATGGAGGATGAAAATCTGCTCCATGGCCCGGACCAACACGGGAGAGATCCGGTATTTCTCGCACGGTACCTTGAAAAGCATCCGCAGAAAATTTTCGATATATCCCAGTTCGTTCTTGGGATAGATGAACGGGTGCCCGATGGAATATTTGTACGAGGCGGCGGCGATGGTCGGCAGTTTGGCGATGACGCGAAACGCGGAAATTTCCCGGTGCCGCGGATCGTGAATGTCCAGGGAATCGTGGAAAAACGCCGACATCGCCCCCACCATCCCCACCATGATCGCCATCGGATGGGCATCACGCCGGTATCCCTTGTAAAAATTCTGCATCTGCTCGTGGAGCATGGTATGCTGCATGACGATGCGGCAGAATTCCTCATACTTGGGACGGGTCGGCAATTCGCCCCACATCAACAGGTAACACACCTCAAGAAACGTGCTTTTCTCCGCCAATTGATCGATCGGATACCCGCGATACAGAAGGACCCCCTTGTCGCCGTCGATGAAGGTGATCCGGCTCTGGCAGGAAGCGGTCGAAAGAAATCCGGGATCAAGGGTGAACATGCCGAATTCCCGGTAGAACTTGGAAATGTCCACGACCGGAGGTCCTTCGGTCCCGTGGAGGATCGGCAGTTCCACGCTTTTTCCAGTGCGATTGTCGGTGATGGTCAAGGTTTCTCCAGCCATGGCATTGCCCCACTGTCGTCTCAAGAGAATCGGGATGGGTTGCGTTAAGCCATCTCGCACCCGGTGTCAGGAATGGTGTATACCAAGACTTCGGAAACTCAATCGTCTCTCCTTCCCTGGAGCCCAACAATGTTCGACAAGACCGCAAGCCAGATCGATCAACGCATCGCCAGCCTTGAAAAACATCTGCAATCGGAAAATCCCGTTCTGCTACAGGTGGTGCAAAGTTTCCGAAACCTCGACCACGTAGCTTACCGCATGGGACTGCTGGAAAGAAACGAATCTTACGCAACCCGGGTCCCATGGTGGCCGATGGTGTCGATCCTCGGGACCTTTTCCTCCGGGAAATCGACGTTCATCAACAGCTATCTCGGTCAGAAGATCCAGCGAACCGGCAATCAGGCAGTGGACGACAAATTCACCGTCATCTGCTTCAGCAAGGAAGAAAAAATAAGGACCCTGCCCGGACTCGCCCTGGATGCCGATCCCCGGTTTCCCTTCTACCAGATCAGCCACGAAATCGAAAAGGTCTGCCAGGGTGAAGGACAAAGGATCGATTCCTATCTTCAGTTGAAGACCTGCCTCACCGAGAAACTTCGCGGCAAGATTCTGATCGACTCCCCCGGTTTCGACGCCGATGCCCAACGCACCGCGACCCTGCGCATCACCAACC
The Magnetococcales bacterium DNA segment above includes these coding regions:
- the ilvC gene encoding ketol-acid reductoisomerase; amino-acid sequence: MKIYYDRDANLQQIKNRRVAVIGYGSQGHAHSQNLKDSGVDVVVGLRAGSTSWKKAEGAGLTVMEVAQAVAGADVVMILVPDEHQARLYRHEIAPNMKKGAALVFAHGFNIHFGQIEPPADMDVFLAAPKGPGHLVRAEYLRGGGVPTLVAIHQNASGQAFDVALAYASAIGGGRAGIIETSFREETETDLFGEQAVLCGGITALIQAGYETLVEAGYAPEMAYFECLHETKLIVDLIYEGGIANMRYSISNTAEYGDLTRGPRVVDARTKEEMKRILTEIQTGEFAREWILENQAGRPRFQALRRLGAAHPIEELGGKLRAMMPWIQKGKLVDRSRN
- the ilvN gene encoding acetolactate synthase small subunit, yielding MRHIISVLVENEAGVLSRVVGLFAARGFNIESLTVAPVGDETTSRITLVSIGDNEIIEQIIKQLHKLIPVIHVSDLTEGAHVERELMLVKVAAEREVRAEVLRIADIFRSRVLDATANSFMIEVTGDSNKLDACLELLKPLGVIELVRTGQVALSRGNRGMMKV
- the ilvB gene encoding biosynthetic-type acetolactate synthase large subunit codes for the protein MELTGAQIVVRTLCDLGVRHVFGYPGGSVLHIYDALFKQPELHHILCRHEQGAVHAADGYARVSGRVGVALVTSGPGATNAVTGLATANMDSIPLVCITGQVPVDLIGNDAFQEADTVGITRSCTKHNYLVRRVSDLARVLREAFHIARTGRPGPVVVDIPKDVTAAVCDYEDTGAEVRIRSYNPTVVGNARQVRKAVSMILEARQPMIYTGGGVILSDAAPQLTRFARLLGAPITNTLMGLGGFPASDPLFVGMLGMHGTYEANMAVSNCDLLIAVGARFDDRVTGKISQFAPSARIIHLDIDPTSISKNVKVHLPIVGDVGNVLGQMNALLEAPGARDRQPDLSPWWRQIQSWREKECLRYHQGKDWIEPQFVIEKLRDLTEANAIVATDVGQHQMWAAQFYPFDLPRRWLTSGGLGTMGYGLPAAMGASIAKPDETVILITGDGSIQMNIQELATCSQFRIPIKIAILNNSFLGMVRQWQQIFYEGRYSQSNISSRPDFVLLAQAYGAVGLRATRPEEVEPTIREALAIDNAVVMDFRVSEESNVYPMVPAGKALNEMILL
- the gltA gene encoding citrate (Si)-synthase, producing the protein MAGETLTITDNRTGKSVELPILHGTEGPPVVDISKFYREFGMFTLDPGFLSTASCQSRITFIDGDKGVLLYRGYPIDQLAEKSTFLEVCYLLMWGELPTRPKYEEFCRIVMQHTMLHEQMQNFYKGYRRDAHPMAIMVGMVGAMSAFFHDSLDIHDPRHREISAFRVIAKLPTIAAASYKYSIGHPFIYPKNELGYIENFLRMLFKVPCEKYRISPVLVRAMEQIFILHADHEQNASTATVRLAGSSMANPFAAISAGISCLWGPAHGGANEAVLDMLGEIGTVDRVGEYIKRAKDPKDNFRLMGFGHRVYKNYDPRARILKKAAHDVLAELGREDDPIFKLALELEQIAQSDEYFVEKKLYPNVDFYSGIIQSAIGIPTNMFTVIFAVARSIGWICQWMEMISGKESIGRPRQLYVGSPERDYVPLHRRP